A genomic region of Caldicellulosiruptor acetigenus contains the following coding sequences:
- a CDS encoding aspartate-semialdehyde dehydrogenase — protein MHKSTILIFEEEVYSKVAKKIRMAIVGATGMVGRTFLKVLEERNLPVEEYFLFASSRSAGTKVEFMGREYTVEELKEDSFDRGIDIALFSAGASTSLHFAPIAASKGCVVIDNSSAWRMEKDVPLVVPEVNPEDIKWHKGIIANPNCSTIQAVVVLKPLHDRYKIKRIVYSTYQAVSGAGYQGYLDLEEGLKGAPPKKFPYPIAGNVIPHIDVFLENGYTKEEMKMINETRKILHDDSIKITATTVRVPVFNGHSESINVEFEKQFDLEELKEILKSAPGVVVQDDPANLLYPMPIYVSGKDEVYVGRIRRDESVESGVNLWVVADNIRKGAATNAVQIAEKVIEYFFS, from the coding sequence ATGCACAAAAGTACAATTTTAATTTTTGAAGAGGAGGTTTACAGTAAAGTGGCAAAGAAAATCAGAATGGCAATAGTTGGCGCAACAGGCATGGTTGGAAGAACATTTTTGAAAGTCTTGGAAGAGAGAAATCTTCCGGTTGAAGAATATTTCCTCTTTGCATCAAGCAGGTCAGCAGGGACAAAGGTTGAATTTATGGGAAGAGAATACACAGTTGAAGAGCTAAAAGAAGACTCATTTGACAGGGGCATTGACATTGCTTTGTTCTCTGCCGGCGCTTCAACATCTCTTCACTTTGCGCCAATTGCAGCATCAAAAGGCTGTGTTGTAATTGACAATTCAAGTGCATGGCGTATGGAAAAAGATGTTCCTCTTGTTGTACCAGAGGTCAACCCGGAAGATATCAAATGGCACAAGGGAATTATTGCAAATCCTAACTGTTCAACAATCCAAGCAGTTGTTGTTTTAAAACCCTTGCATGATAGGTACAAAATAAAAAGGATTGTATACTCAACATACCAGGCAGTTTCAGGTGCAGGGTATCAAGGATATTTGGATTTAGAAGAAGGATTAAAAGGTGCTCCGCCAAAGAAGTTCCCATACCCAATTGCAGGAAATGTTATTCCCCATATTGATGTGTTTTTAGAAAACGGATATACAAAAGAAGAGATGAAGATGATAAATGAGACAAGAAAGATTTTACATGATGATTCCATAAAGATAACAGCAACAACTGTGAGAGTGCCTGTTTTCAACGGTCACAGTGAGTCAATAAATGTGGAGTTCGAAAAGCAGTTTGATTTAGAAGAGTTAAAAGAAATTCTAAAGAGTGCTCCAGGCGTGGTTGTTCAGGACGACCCTGCAAATCTCTTATACCCAATGCCAATTTATGTTTCCGGAAAAGATGAAGTTTATGTTGGAAGAATTAGAAGAGATGAATCTGTTGAAAGTGGAGTAAATCTGTGGGTTGTTGCTGACAATATAAGAAAAGGAGCAGCAACAAATGCTGTTCAGATTGCTGAAAAGGTAATAGAATATTTCTTTAGCTAA
- the dapA gene encoding 4-hydroxy-tetrahydrodipicolinate synthase, translated as MSLFKGSGVALITPFKDEESVDFETLGRLVDFHLEHKTDAIIVCGTTGEPSTMPDDEHLEVIRFVIDRVAGRKPVIAGVGSNHTKHAVYLSKKAQELGADGLLHVTPYYNKTTQKGLIEHFKEINDAVSIPIIVYNVPSRTGLNVLPETMKELAKLPNIKAIKEASGNITQVAEIAMLCPEIDIYSGNDDQIVPVLSVGGIGVISVLANILPDETHDIVEYFLNGEIEKARQLQLKLLPIIKALFIEVNPIPVKEAMNMMGFNVGKPRLPLTTMTEKNREILKKALVDYGISIKE; from the coding sequence ATGTCTCTTTTTAAAGGTTCAGGTGTTGCCTTAATAACACCATTTAAAGATGAGGAAAGTGTAGACTTTGAAACTCTTGGAAGGCTTGTTGACTTTCACCTTGAACACAAGACAGATGCAATCATTGTATGTGGTACAACCGGAGAGCCTTCAACAATGCCAGATGATGAGCATTTAGAAGTAATCAGATTTGTAATTGACAGGGTAGCTGGCAGAAAACCTGTTATTGCTGGTGTTGGTAGTAATCACACAAAACATGCCGTTTATCTTTCCAAAAAAGCACAGGAGCTTGGTGCAGATGGTCTTTTGCATGTAACACCATACTACAACAAAACAACTCAAAAAGGATTGATTGAGCACTTTAAAGAAATAAATGATGCTGTATCAATTCCTATTATTGTCTACAATGTACCATCAAGGACAGGGTTAAATGTCTTGCCTGAAACCATGAAAGAACTTGCAAAACTGCCAAACATAAAAGCGATAAAAGAAGCAAGTGGTAACATCACACAGGTTGCTGAAATTGCTATGCTCTGCCCCGAAATTGATATCTATTCTGGAAATGATGACCAGATAGTGCCTGTTCTTTCAGTTGGTGGAATTGGTGTTATTTCGGTGCTGGCAAATATCTTACCTGATGAGACGCATGATATTGTTGAATATTTCTTAAACGGTGAAATTGAAAAGGCAAGACAGCTTCAGCTAAAGCTTCTTCCTATAATCAAAGCACTCTTTATTGAGGTAAACCCAATTCCTGTAAAAGAAGCTATGAATATGATGGGATTTAATGTTGGAAAACCAAGATTGCCGCTTACCACTATGACAGAAAAGAACAGGGAAATTCTCAAAAAAGCACTTGTTGACTATGGCATTTCGATAAAAGAATGA
- the dapB gene encoding 4-hydroxy-tetrahydrodipicolinate reductase, producing MISILLNGCNGKMGQVVSKVAKSYDNIKIVAGVDLNTTKNFDYPVYKSPEEVVENFDVIIDFSLPEATMKILEFAKQKQKPVVIATTGFTSDQKSKILEYSKQIPIFWSANMSLGVNLVAELIQKAYKALGPSFDIEIIEKHHNQKIDSPSGTALMLADAINEVANNSYEYIYDRHTRRKKRQQNEIGIASLRGGTIVGEHSVIFAGPDEIIEIKHTALSKEIFANGAIKAAMFMIGKGAGIYNMKDLINSM from the coding sequence ATGATTAGCATCTTACTTAACGGTTGCAATGGTAAAATGGGCCAGGTTGTTAGCAAGGTTGCCAAAAGCTATGACAATATCAAAATTGTTGCAGGGGTTGACTTAAACACAACTAAAAACTTTGACTATCCTGTTTACAAAAGTCCCGAGGAAGTGGTTGAAAACTTTGATGTCATAATTGACTTTTCTCTTCCTGAAGCAACAATGAAAATACTTGAGTTTGCAAAGCAGAAGCAAAAGCCAGTTGTAATAGCAACAACAGGCTTTACATCTGACCAGAAATCTAAAATTTTAGAATACTCAAAACAAATTCCTATTTTCTGGTCGGCAAATATGTCTTTGGGAGTAAATCTTGTCGCAGAGCTTATTCAAAAGGCTTATAAGGCTCTTGGTCCTTCATTTGATATTGAAATCATCGAAAAACATCATAACCAGAAAATAGATTCACCTTCGGGCACAGCTCTGATGCTTGCTGATGCAATAAACGAGGTTGCAAATAATTCTTATGAGTATATCTATGACAGGCATACAAGGAGAAAGAAAAGACAGCAAAACGAGATAGGAATTGCGTCTTTGCGCGGTGGAACAATTGTTGGTGAGCACAGTGTCATTTTTGCCGGCCCTGATGAGATTATCGAGATAAAGCACACAGCACTCTCAAAAGAAATCTTTGCAAACGGGGCAATCAAGGCTGCAATGTTTATGATAGGCAAAGGCGCGGGTATATATAATATGAAAGATTTGATTAATTCAATGTGA
- a CDS encoding ACT domain-containing protein, whose translation MKPVTNLNVTQNVAMITLDNVPNKIDLIASIFNEVANHGINIDMISQTAPYKGNINLSFSLDEENVPKAISALSKFKKEIPHLRIDIVSGLSKLSIFGEAMKDIPGVAASLFTTLAEAGVELKMVTTSEVDISYLIDQKDEEKAVQIIKERFDLK comes from the coding sequence TTGAAGCCTGTGACAAATTTAAATGTCACCCAGAATGTTGCCATGATAACCCTTGACAATGTCCCTAATAAAATTGACTTGATAGCATCTATCTTCAATGAAGTGGCAAACCATGGAATAAATATTGATATGATAAGCCAAACAGCACCTTATAAAGGAAACATAAATTTATCATTTAGTCTTGACGAAGAAAATGTGCCAAAGGCAATATCTGCACTAAGCAAGTTCAAAAAAGAGATTCCTCACCTGAGAATTGATATCGTGTCTGGCTTGAGCAAGCTTTCAATTTTTGGTGAAGCAATGAAAGACATTCCCGGCGTTGCAGCATCACTTTTCACCACTTTAGCTGAAGCAGGTGTTGAGCTTAAGATGGTAACAACAAGTGAGGTTGACATATCATATTTGATTGACCAGAAAGACGAGGAAAAAGCTGTTCAGATTATAAAAGAAAGATTTGATTTAAAGTAA
- the rgy gene encoding reverse gyrase: protein MATGAKYYHSCINCGGINTDTRNEKGLPCEQCLSQEQISKNIFESLKKKGTLKDYQIYWNFQQNFDTFEKFFEHIFQKPLTGYQRTWARRFLLSKSFTLVAPTGVGKTTFGLVASLFLALNGKKSALVFPTISLAQQSFERLEEFKTKLENANAVKILLFNSSMTKSRKEEFEKRFLSCDFDILIITTQFVSKRKDVLSKMFFDLVFVDDVDAILKSSKNIDTLLQMIGFSEDEIEKATERLRSKNKESGQDTVSNGSKNKGMLIVSSATAKPQGLKPLLFRELLGFEIGRFTFNIRNITNIRIKNKSNKKLLEIINILKDGILLFVNTEEEGKEIVKFLLENGIKIGATWNDFEKEFELFKEGKLNVICGVSSYYGKLIRGIDLPLRIKYCIFWETPCFRFLIDMDKAPRFVLERVFVEYLDNHPKLKEYFKNVDSLQTEKLRQLVSKYISKEDYSKIVNEIFSHLKLTDDGKLVIPDVPTYIQGSGRTSRMFGMRLTKGVSILFEEDDTIFESLKSRLLFLLDEEWMEENEVDFENLMEEVEESRKIQNHDFYQNDTKSRLMIVESPTKADTISKFLEKASTRRYGKLSVYESITPEGILLITASKGHVYDLETKKGLHGVEYHDGKFIPYYNSIKRCMKCNTQFTDELDSCPKCASNTIDDKKEILKTLRELSLEVDEVLIATDPDVEGEKISWDISQYIKPANSNIKRIEMHEITRYGLDSALKNPRQFNTNLVKSQIVRRIEDRWVGFELSSKLQENFKSYNLSAGRVQSTILGWIVEREKEYAKSEKTFTLLKLENGYNLEIEGEIECERVKAQIVEQKIEEISAPAPFSTSSLLSLASQKLNLGVPQIMEILQFLFEHGFITYHRTDSTRISGTGQNIARMFLEKVGKKELFLPRSFGDEGAHEAIRPVKPISPEELKELAYEKYAQGISQNHIKVYQLIFNRFMSSQMKNPKVLVQKVHFRINDIEIVKDIPVKVEEESWLEFLPMQIYPLFENKDYSITDKRSYKKHTIQLYTQASLIDEMKQKNIGRPSTYAKMVETLFKRGYVFEDSFRRIRSTSLGKKVYSYLSQKYGEYVNEQTTRELEKLMDIVEEGKRDYQEILSELFNDLKNLIEN from the coding sequence TTGGCAACAGGAGCAAAATACTATCACTCTTGCATAAATTGTGGCGGGATAAATACAGATACAAGAAATGAAAAAGGACTACCCTGTGAGCAGTGTCTTAGCCAAGAACAGATAAGTAAAAATATATTTGAATCTTTAAAAAAGAAGGGAACATTGAAAGACTATCAAATATACTGGAACTTTCAGCAAAACTTTGATACGTTTGAAAAGTTTTTTGAGCATATTTTTCAAAAACCATTGACAGGATACCAAAGAACATGGGCACGACGTTTTTTGCTTTCAAAAAGCTTTACCCTTGTTGCCCCCACAGGAGTTGGTAAAACAACATTTGGACTTGTAGCAAGCCTTTTTTTAGCGCTAAATGGTAAAAAGTCAGCTCTTGTATTCCCTACAATCTCACTTGCACAGCAGTCTTTTGAAAGACTTGAAGAGTTTAAAACAAAATTAGAAAATGCAAACGCTGTGAAAATCTTATTATTTAACTCTTCGATGACAAAAAGTAGAAAAGAAGAGTTTGAAAAAAGGTTTTTATCTTGCGACTTTGATATACTTATAATAACCACTCAGTTTGTTTCAAAAAGAAAAGATGTTCTATCTAAAATGTTTTTTGACCTTGTATTTGTGGACGATGTTGACGCTATTTTGAAATCTTCAAAGAATATCGATACATTACTTCAGATGATAGGCTTTTCAGAAGATGAGATTGAAAAAGCAACCGAAAGATTGAGAAGCAAAAATAAAGAAAGCGGGCAAGATACAGTTTCAAATGGTTCTAAAAATAAGGGAATGCTCATAGTATCCTCAGCAACAGCAAAGCCGCAGGGACTAAAGCCACTTCTTTTCAGAGAACTTTTGGGTTTTGAAATTGGCAGATTTACATTTAATATAAGAAATATAACCAATATAAGAATCAAAAATAAATCAAACAAAAAATTGCTTGAAATAATCAACATCTTAAAAGATGGTATACTTCTGTTTGTCAACACTGAGGAAGAAGGAAAAGAAATTGTTAAATTTCTTTTAGAAAATGGTATTAAAATTGGAGCTACATGGAATGATTTTGAGAAGGAGTTTGAACTTTTCAAAGAAGGAAAGTTGAATGTCATCTGTGGTGTCTCTTCTTACTATGGAAAACTAATAAGAGGAATTGACTTACCTTTACGCATAAAATACTGTATCTTTTGGGAAACACCTTGTTTTAGATTTTTGATTGACATGGATAAAGCTCCTCGATTTGTACTTGAAAGAGTCTTTGTTGAATACCTTGATAATCATCCTAAGCTCAAGGAGTATTTTAAAAATGTTGATAGTCTGCAAACAGAAAAGCTCAGACAACTTGTCTCAAAATATATATCTAAAGAGGATTACAGCAAAATTGTAAATGAAATATTTTCGCACTTGAAATTAACCGACGATGGCAAACTGGTTATCCCTGACGTTCCAACATACATCCAAGGTTCTGGCAGAACATCCAGAATGTTTGGAATGCGCCTGACAAAAGGAGTTTCAATCCTCTTTGAAGAAGATGATACTATATTCGAAAGCTTAAAGTCACGACTCTTGTTTTTACTGGATGAGGAATGGATGGAAGAAAATGAGGTAGATTTTGAAAATCTTATGGAAGAGGTAGAAGAGAGCAGAAAAATCCAAAACCATGATTTTTATCAAAATGACACAAAGTCAAGACTTATGATAGTTGAATCTCCAACAAAAGCTGATACCATTTCGAAGTTCCTGGAAAAAGCCTCAACAAGAAGATATGGTAAACTCTCTGTATATGAATCGATAACCCCGGAAGGAATTCTACTTATCACTGCATCAAAAGGGCATGTGTACGACCTTGAGACAAAAAAGGGTCTACACGGTGTTGAGTACCATGATGGAAAATTCATTCCCTATTACAACTCTATTAAACGCTGCATGAAATGCAATACTCAATTTACAGATGAGCTTGATAGCTGTCCCAAATGCGCATCTAATACAATTGATGATAAAAAAGAAATCTTAAAAACATTGCGTGAACTTTCACTTGAGGTTGACGAAGTATTGATTGCAACAGACCCTGATGTTGAAGGTGAAAAGATATCATGGGACATTTCACAGTATATAAAGCCTGCAAATAGTAATATCAAAAGAATTGAAATGCATGAAATTACACGCTATGGTCTTGACAGTGCTTTGAAAAACCCGCGACAGTTCAACACAAACCTTGTAAAATCTCAAATTGTGCGAAGAATAGAAGACAGATGGGTAGGATTTGAGCTTTCTTCAAAGCTTCAAGAAAACTTTAAAAGTTACAATCTTTCTGCGGGAAGGGTCCAGTCAACCATCCTTGGCTGGATTGTTGAAAGAGAAAAGGAATATGCAAAAAGTGAGAAAACATTTACCCTTTTAAAACTTGAAAACGGATATAATCTTGAAATTGAAGGTGAAATTGAATGCGAAAGAGTAAAAGCACAGATTGTTGAACAAAAAATAGAGGAAATATCTGCACCTGCTCCATTTTCAACCTCATCGTTACTATCTTTGGCTTCACAGAAACTAAACTTGGGTGTACCACAGATAATGGAAATTTTGCAGTTTTTGTTTGAGCATGGTTTTATCACTTATCACAGAACAGACTCAACAAGGATTTCTGGGACAGGACAGAATATTGCAAGAATGTTTTTAGAAAAGGTGGGTAAAAAAGAATTGTTTTTACCAAGAAGCTTTGGAGATGAAGGTGCTCATGAAGCAATAAGACCTGTAAAACCTATATCACCTGAGGAGCTAAAAGAACTTGCCTATGAAAAATATGCACAGGGTATATCACAAAATCACATAAAAGTTTATCAGCTCATTTTCAACAGGTTTATGAGCAGCCAAATGAAAAATCCGAAGGTTTTGGTTCAAAAAGTGCATTTTAGAATCAATGACATTGAAATTGTCAAGGACATCCCTGTGAAAGTGGAAGAAGAGAGCTGGCTGGAATTTCTTCCTATGCAGATTTACCCTTTGTTTGAAAATAAGGATTATAGCATAACTGACAAGCGAAGTTATAAAAAACATACCATTCAGCTTTACACCCAGGCAAGCCTTATTGACGAAATGAAACAGAAAAATATAGGAAGGCCTTCAACATATGCAAAGATGGTAGAAACACTTTTCAAAAGAGGGTATGTGTTTGAAGACAGCTTCAGAAGAATAAGGTCAACATCGCTTGGTAAGAAGGTATATTCTTATCTTTCACAAAAATATGGTGAATACGTGAATGAGCAAACTACACGCGAGCTTGAAAAACTTATGGACATAGTAGAAGAAGGAAAAAGAGACTATCAAGAAATTTTGAGCGAGCTGTTCAACGATTTAAAAAATTTAATTGAAAATTAA
- the purB gene encoding adenylosuccinate lyase yields the protein MNDIYETPLNSRYASDEMKRLFSNDTRFKLWRKLWIALAEAQKELGLDITDEQIEEMKRYAEDINYEVARQKEKELRHDVMAHIHAFGEQAKKARPIIHLGATSCFVTDNADIIIMYEALKLIRKKLVNCIKVLSEFALKYKDMPTLGFTHFQPAQLTTVGKRAMLWVQDLVMDLEFLEYVMEHTYLRGVKGTTGTQASFMALFNGDEEKVKMLDKLVCKKMGFEKSFPLTSQTYPRKYDFLVLSVLASIAQSSYKFANDIRLLQHLKEIEEPFEKTQVGSSAMAYKRNPMRSERICALARYVMVNIQNPLFTASVQWLERTLDDSANRRISIPEAFLAVDAILNLYHNVASGLVVYERMIERHIQQELPFMATENILMEAVKRGGDRQDLHERIRRYSMEAGRNVKEFGKENNLIELISNDPSFKLSKEEIEAILDPKKFVGRAPSQVQEYYDEYVKPILEKYKDELGFESQVNL from the coding sequence GTGAACGATATTTATGAGACACCGCTAAATTCAAGATATGCAAGTGATGAGATGAAAAGACTTTTTTCAAACGATACACGTTTTAAGCTTTGGAGGAAACTTTGGATTGCACTGGCAGAGGCACAAAAAGAGCTTGGTCTTGATATTACAGATGAGCAGATTGAAGAGATGAAAAGATACGCAGAGGATATAAACTATGAGGTAGCAAGACAAAAGGAAAAAGAGCTAAGGCACGACGTGATGGCGCATATCCATGCGTTTGGTGAGCAGGCAAAAAAGGCAAGACCAATAATTCATCTTGGTGCAACAAGCTGTTTTGTCACAGACAACGCAGATATTATCATTATGTATGAAGCGTTAAAACTTATCAGAAAAAAACTTGTAAACTGTATAAAGGTGTTGTCCGAGTTTGCTCTAAAGTATAAAGATATGCCTACGCTTGGATTTACGCATTTTCAGCCTGCACAGCTGACCACTGTGGGCAAAAGAGCCATGCTCTGGGTTCAGGATTTGGTGATGGATTTAGAGTTTTTGGAGTATGTTATGGAGCATACTTATCTGAGAGGAGTCAAGGGGACAACTGGTACTCAAGCAAGTTTTATGGCACTTTTTAACGGTGATGAAGAAAAGGTCAAGATGCTTGACAAGCTTGTTTGCAAAAAGATGGGGTTTGAAAAAAGTTTTCCGCTGACATCACAGACATATCCCCGAAAATATGATTTTCTGGTCTTGTCGGTTTTAGCTTCAATTGCGCAAAGCAGTTACAAGTTTGCAAATGATATAAGGCTTTTACAACACTTAAAGGAAATTGAAGAGCCGTTTGAGAAAACGCAAGTTGGTTCATCTGCGATGGCATACAAGCGAAATCCTATGAGAAGTGAAAGAATCTGTGCATTAGCAAGATATGTCATGGTGAATATTCAAAACCCGCTTTTTACAGCATCTGTTCAGTGGCTTGAAAGGACGTTAGATGACTCGGCAAACCGAAGAATATCAATTCCGGAGGCGTTTTTGGCAGTTGATGCTATTTTGAACCTTTATCACAATGTTGCAAGCGGGCTTGTTGTGTATGAGAGAATGATAGAAAGGCATATACAGCAAGAGCTTCCATTTATGGCAACAGAAAATATATTGATGGAAGCTGTAAAGCGCGGCGGTGACAGGCAGGATTTGCACGAGAGAATAAGAAGGTATTCCATGGAAGCTGGAAGAAATGTCAAAGAGTTTGGGAAAGAAAATAATCTTATAGAGCTTATTTCAAATGACCCAAGTTTTAAACTTTCAAAAGAGGAGATTGAGGCTATTTTAGACCCTAAAAAGTTTGTGGGAAGGGCACCTTCACAGGTGCAAGAGTATTACGATGAATATGTAAAACCTATATTGGAGAAGTATAAAGACGAACTTGGCTTTGAGTCTCAAGTGAACCTATAA
- a CDS encoding pyridoxal phosphate-dependent aminotransferase, with protein MKYSQKALNISASPTLAIDSLAKKLKEAGENVIGFGAGEPDFDTPDNIKYAAVSAIVKGYTKYTPVAGISCLKEAIAKYYKENYAVDYSPDEVVVSNGAKHSLMNVFFALLNDGDEVLLPSPYWVTYPELIKLAGGKVIVVPTTKEKNYKITVSDIERYATSKTKAIVLNTPSNPTGMVYTYDELKQIVEFCIEREIFVISDEIYDKLIYDGKKHISAASISEKAKEFVIVVNGVSKSYAMTGWRIGYTLSNKELAKIMSNLQSHTTSNPNSIAQYAAYEALVGPQDSVKKMICEFEKRRDLIYSLVNDTKFLSALKPEGAFYIWVDISATVGKSFEGKLIDSANTFAKLLLEVEKVAVVPSEGFGMENHIRLSYATSEKNIREGLERIKRFVEKLS; from the coding sequence ATGAAATATTCTCAAAAGGCACTTAACATTTCAGCATCACCGACACTTGCCATCGATAGCCTTGCAAAAAAATTAAAAGAAGCTGGCGAAAATGTAATTGGATTTGGTGCTGGTGAGCCTGATTTTGACACTCCTGATAATATTAAGTATGCTGCAGTTTCAGCTATTGTAAAAGGGTATACAAAATACACGCCGGTTGCGGGGATTAGCTGTTTAAAAGAAGCCATTGCAAAGTATTACAAAGAGAATTATGCAGTTGATTATTCTCCAGATGAAGTGGTTGTTTCAAATGGTGCAAAGCATTCACTTATGAACGTGTTTTTTGCACTTTTAAACGACGGTGATGAGGTGCTTCTGCCATCTCCATATTGGGTTACATATCCAGAGCTTATAAAGCTTGCAGGTGGGAAGGTAATAGTTGTTCCAACAACAAAAGAAAAGAACTACAAAATAACAGTATCTGACATTGAAAGGTATGCGACGTCAAAAACAAAGGCGATTGTGTTGAACACACCTTCAAATCCCACCGGTATGGTCTATACATATGATGAGCTCAAACAAATTGTTGAGTTTTGTATTGAAAGAGAGATATTTGTTATCTCTGATGAAATATATGACAAGTTGATTTATGATGGCAAAAAGCATATATCGGCAGCATCGATAAGTGAAAAGGCAAAAGAGTTTGTAATTGTTGTAAACGGTGTTTCAAAGTCATATGCGATGACAGGATGGAGAATTGGTTATACCCTTTCAAACAAGGAACTTGCAAAGATTATGTCAAACCTTCAGAGCCACACAACCTCAAACCCGAATTCAATTGCTCAGTACGCTGCATATGAAGCATTGGTAGGTCCGCAGGATAGCGTAAAAAAGATGATATGCGAATTTGAAAAAAGAAGAGACTTAATTTATAGCCTTGTAAATGATACCAAGTTTTTATCTGCACTAAAGCCCGAAGGTGCATTTTATATATGGGTTGATATATCTGCTACTGTTGGAAAGAGTTTTGAAGGCAAATTAATAGACTCGGCAAACACGTTTGCAAAACTTCTTTTGGAAGTAGAAAAGGTGGCTGTAGTTCCAAGTGAAGGATTTGGAATGGAAAATCATATAAGACTTTCATATGCAACATCTGAGAAGAATATAAGAGAAGGGCTTGAGAGGATTAAGAGGTTTGTTGAAAAGCTAAGTTAG
- a CDS encoding dipeptidase codes for MFADAHNDTVTTAFSKGENLYKNSCQFDFKRANKLNLKLQYMAIWQDTRQKGIDFLKNAFYFLDKINEYTINNVAKSQKIEDGMINVLLSIEDISFINDTYEIELLKQRGVKSATLSWNHENKLCGGAYSDRGLTNTGREVLKKLLEENFIIDLAHASEKTFFDVVKHLNKPFIVSHSNCFSLCPHPRNLTDEQIKIVRDFDGIIGINFYSPFVKNEGRANLNDVARHIAYIAELIGVQYISFGSDFDGADEFPEGLRDVEDLPNIVNELGKYGFSEKEIMDICYFNLVRFTERFLK; via the coding sequence ATGTTTGCCGATGCCCATAATGATACGGTGACCACCGCTTTTTCAAAAGGTGAAAATCTTTATAAAAATTCATGTCAATTTGATTTTAAAAGAGCAAATAAGCTTAATTTAAAACTTCAATACATGGCAATATGGCAAGACACACGTCAAAAAGGCATTGATTTTTTGAAAAATGCCTTTTATTTTTTGGACAAAATAAATGAGTACACAATAAACAACGTAGCTAAAAGCCAAAAAATCGAAGATGGTATGATAAACGTTTTACTTTCAATCGAGGATATATCTTTTATAAATGACACGTATGAGATAGAGCTTTTAAAACAAAGAGGGGTAAAAAGTGCAACACTTTCGTGGAATCATGAAAATAAACTTTGCGGTGGTGCATATTCAGATAGAGGTTTGACAAACACGGGACGTGAAGTTTTAAAAAAATTACTTGAAGAAAACTTTATCATAGACCTTGCACATGCATCAGAGAAAACTTTTTTTGATGTTGTAAAGCATCTAAACAAACCTTTTATAGTAAGCCATTCTAACTGTTTTAGCTTATGCCCGCACCCGCGAAACCTAACAGATGAGCAGATAAAAATTGTGAGAGATTTTGATGGCATAATAGGAATTAATTTTTATTCTCCATTTGTGAAAAATGAAGGCAGAGCTAATTTGAATGATGTTGCCAGACATATAGCATATATTGCAGAATTAATTGGTGTGCAGTACATTTCGTTTGGGTCTGATTTTGATGGAGCAGATGAATTTCCAGAAGGCTTGAGAGATGTTGAAGATTTGCCAAATATAGTGAATGAACTTGGAAAATATGGGTTTTCCGAAAAGGAGATTATGGACATTTGCTATTTTAATCTTGTAAGGTTTACTGAAAGGTTTTTAAAATGA
- a CDS encoding MBL fold metallo-hydrolase translates to MILNILGARGPYPAKGEPTSGYLLRTKEANILLECGSGVLTRLLNFISFDEISFIICSHLHADHYSDLGVLRYYLASRGKEIDLYIPSEPKEEYDLIRKGVYRVKEIENNMETRIGNLTIKFLEGQHPYKSFAVRIEEDGKVFGFSGDTGFKEELIEFFKDADVILLNSAYTDKEVEKIEPEKRFHMSPKQAAEIAKKANAKLLVLTHLKPECNEKEHLMSAKEVFENVVLATDNETIEF, encoded by the coding sequence ATGATATTAAATATCTTAGGGGCAAGAGGACCTTATCCGGCAAAGGGTGAGCCTACATCAGGGTATCTTTTGAGGACAAAAGAGGCAAATATTCTACTTGAGTGTGGAAGTGGAGTTTTGACAAGGCTTTTAAACTTTATTTCTTTTGATGAGATTTCTTTTATCATTTGCAGTCACCTTCATGCTGACCACTACAGCGATTTGGGAGTTTTGAGATACTATCTTGCATCAAGAGGAAAAGAAATAGACCTTTATATACCTTCTGAGCCAAAAGAAGAATATGATTTGATAAGAAAAGGAGTGTACAGGGTTAAGGAAATTGAAAATAATATGGAAACAAGAATAGGAAATCTTACAATCAAGTTTTTGGAAGGTCAGCACCCTTACAAAAGCTTTGCCGTAAGAATTGAAGAGGATGGTAAGGTTTTTGGATTCTCAGGTGATACAGGATTTAAAGAAGAACTTATAGAATTTTTCAAGGATGCAGATGTAATTTTGCTAAACTCAGCATACACAGACAAGGAAGTGGAGAAGATTGAACCTGAAAAGAGATTTCATATGAGTCCAAAACAGGCAGCTGAAATTGCAAAAAAAGCAAATGCAAAGCTCCTTGTTTTGACACATTTAAAGCCTGAGTGCAACGAAAAAGAACATCTTATGTCTGCAAAAGAGGTTTTTGAAAATGTTGTTCTTGCAACTGATAATGAAACAATAGAATTTTAA